One window of the Mycobacterium xenopi genome contains the following:
- a CDS encoding aromatic ring-hydroxylating oxygenase subunit alpha, which produces MTDSKVQSAEELSAPMTIGVDAYLSEDYARAERDKLWRKVWQQVGRVEDLPHVGSYLTYDILDDSVVVVRTGPNTFQAHHNVCMHRGRRLIDIPDGAKSACGRKKSFVCGFHGWTYDLEGSCVHVPEKQDWRGALTAENTHLAPVNVDTWGGWVWINMDPNCEPLRDYLEPAATMLDPFQLDKMRCKWRKWLHFDCNWKVAMEAFNETYHVATTHPQFNKFGSFRGWAKVQGRHSNIGYDAPKDLEKTKSKIRLGTGADPRISTAQMQVYTLEETNATTTKTLVEAARRLVDELPEGTPADQVLEHWLSSARRDDAARGVLWPTIDPEHLAASGTAWQIFPNFQIGQGLTTALCYSARPHGYDPNKCIFEASCYELYPEGQEPHTEWEYLPPEDPSWRTVFPQDFSNMAAVQQGMKSLGFKGTKPNPYMERSTVNLHYQLSKYMGTGEPREL; this is translated from the coding sequence ATGACCGACTCCAAAGTTCAATCAGCCGAAGAGCTTTCCGCACCGATGACGATCGGCGTCGACGCCTACCTGTCAGAGGACTACGCGCGCGCTGAACGTGACAAGCTGTGGCGCAAAGTGTGGCAGCAGGTCGGCCGGGTCGAAGACCTTCCCCACGTGGGCAGCTACCTGACCTACGACATTCTCGATGATTCCGTGGTGGTGGTGCGCACCGGGCCAAACACGTTCCAGGCTCACCATAACGTGTGCATGCACCGAGGCCGTCGGCTCATCGACATCCCGGACGGCGCGAAAAGTGCTTGTGGGCGCAAGAAGTCGTTCGTATGTGGTTTTCACGGGTGGACATACGACCTGGAGGGCTCCTGCGTTCATGTGCCCGAAAAGCAAGATTGGCGCGGCGCGCTGACAGCGGAGAACACCCACCTAGCACCGGTTAACGTCGACACCTGGGGCGGCTGGGTATGGATCAACATGGACCCGAACTGCGAGCCTTTGCGTGATTACCTTGAGCCGGCCGCGACCATGCTCGACCCGTTCCAGCTTGACAAAATGCGTTGCAAGTGGCGCAAATGGCTACATTTCGACTGCAACTGGAAAGTGGCCATGGAGGCCTTCAACGAGACCTACCATGTCGCCACGACACACCCGCAGTTCAACAAGTTCGGCAGCTTTCGCGGCTGGGCCAAGGTCCAGGGCCGGCACAGCAACATTGGGTATGACGCCCCTAAGGATCTGGAAAAAACCAAATCCAAGATAAGACTCGGGACTGGCGCCGACCCGCGCATCTCCACCGCGCAGATGCAGGTCTATACCCTGGAAGAAACCAACGCCACCACCACCAAAACGTTGGTGGAGGCCGCGCGCAGACTGGTCGACGAACTTCCGGAGGGCACCCCGGCAGACCAGGTGCTCGAACATTGGCTGTCTTCTGCACGCCGCGACGACGCTGCCCGCGGGGTGCTCTGGCCCACCATCGACCCCGAACACCTTGCGGCCAGCGGCACAGCCTGGCAGATCTTTCCCAATTTCCAGATCGGTCAGGGCTTGACCACCGCGCTGTGTTACAGTGCCCGGCCCCACGGCTACGACCCGAACAAGTGCATCTTCGAGGCCTCATGCTATGAGCTCTACCCGGAAGGGCAAGAGCCACACACAGAGTGGGAATACCTCCCGCCCGAAGACCCGAGCTGGCGCACTGTGTTCCCGCAGGACTTCTCCAATATGGCCGCAGTCCAGCAGGGCATGAAATCGCTGGGTTTCAAAGGCACCAAACCCAACCCCTACATGGAACGCAGCACGGTCAACCTGCACTACCAGCTGTCGAAATACATGGGCACCGGCGAACCGCGTGAGCTTTGA
- a CDS encoding SDR family NAD(P)-dependent oxidoreductase, translating into MVDLLKLDGRVVVVSGAGGGGIGTTVTSMAARAGATVIAVSRSKENLDEHITPLARQGLPVIPVPADASTDEGIDTVIDRARGAAGELYGLVNIAGGAAPSTWMPATRVARREWRDLFTANLETAFFMSRAVAAELKKHGKPGAIVSLSSISGMNTAPFHIAYGTAKAAVAAMTRTMALELALDNIRVNAVAPGITATPASGTYVDHDPERDRRAIAMGRRGRPEEIAGAILFLLSELSSYITGQTLLVDGGLDLRWSHLDADNTSLFLKDDSFRAALRSMQ; encoded by the coding sequence ATTGTTGATCTGTTGAAGTTGGACGGCCGCGTGGTGGTGGTGTCGGGCGCCGGTGGCGGCGGCATCGGCACCACGGTGACGTCGATGGCGGCCCGGGCGGGCGCCACCGTGATCGCGGTGAGCCGGTCCAAGGAGAACCTCGACGAGCACATAACGCCGCTGGCCCGCCAGGGTCTTCCGGTCATACCAGTGCCCGCCGACGCGTCGACCGACGAGGGCATCGATACCGTCATCGACCGCGCCCGAGGCGCCGCGGGCGAACTCTATGGGCTCGTCAACATCGCTGGTGGCGCGGCGCCGTCAACCTGGATGCCCGCTACCCGAGTGGCCCGACGCGAGTGGCGGGACTTGTTCACCGCAAACCTCGAGACCGCGTTCTTCATGAGCCGGGCGGTTGCCGCGGAGCTGAAAAAGCACGGAAAGCCCGGCGCGATCGTGTCATTGTCCTCGATCAGCGGCATGAACACCGCGCCGTTTCACATTGCCTACGGGACTGCCAAGGCGGCGGTGGCGGCGATGACGCGCACCATGGCCCTCGAGCTCGCGCTGGACAACATCCGGGTAAACGCGGTCGCGCCGGGGATCACCGCGACACCGGCCTCCGGCACGTATGTCGACCACGACCCGGAGCGTGACCGCCGCGCCATCGCGATGGGACGACGGGGGCGCCCGGAGGAGATCGCCGGGGCGATCCTGTTTTTGTTGTCGGAGCTTTCCAGTTACATCACCGGCCAGACCCTGCTGGTCGACGGCGGCCTCGACCTCAGGTGGTCCCACTTAGACGCGGACAACACGTCGTTGTTTCTCAAGGACGACTCGTTCCGGGCGGCGCTAAGGAGCATGCAATGA
- a CDS encoding SMP-30/gluconolactonase/LRE family protein: MTTSPATGRYTSVRPLQLAEGWQLERVTAPSRLFGANGLRTGPDDRIYIAQVTGSQISALNLRTGQLDTVSAKGGDVVAPDDVAFDPSGNLYATEVMDGRVSVLEPGKRPRVLRDDVPAANGITFHRGRLFISECRVGGRILEMDLGGGKPRVLLENVPLPNAMEVGPDGLLYFPVMGANEIWRVGLDGGEPHCVAADLGVPDAVKFDSEGFIVSTQVASGQVLRIDPRSGERTVLATLSPGLDNLTFAGGRLLVSNFTGELTEIRAGGETATLLPGGLNWPLDLAVGDDGNLYIADGTVFYVLDPGGKLRTVGMLFSPGYPGFVRGVAPSGGGQFVVTTSGGQVARYRPAASESEVLVDGFDQLYGVAVASSGVVFAELGTGRVLLLRAGGVETLASGLCDPVGVAIAADGSALVAESGAGRIVRLSGSHPEPVVDGLGCPQGILVIGQRLYVVDADAKELLEFDLDTRARRTIAAGLPVGAPPGVVPKPLKGLPPFSGPQGPFAGITAAPDGTLFVSADAEGSVLALRPTAGGDRR; encoded by the coding sequence ATGACCACGTCACCAGCAACGGGCCGCTACACCTCGGTACGCCCACTGCAGTTGGCCGAAGGGTGGCAACTCGAGCGGGTCACCGCGCCCAGCCGGCTCTTCGGCGCCAACGGCTTGCGCACTGGCCCGGACGATCGGATTTATATCGCGCAGGTGACGGGCAGCCAGATCAGCGCGTTGAATCTGCGGACCGGGCAGTTGGACACCGTGAGCGCCAAGGGTGGTGACGTCGTCGCACCCGACGACGTCGCCTTCGACCCCAGCGGCAACCTGTACGCCACCGAGGTGATGGACGGCAGGGTGAGCGTGCTGGAGCCCGGTAAGCGACCGCGGGTGCTGCGGGATGACGTCCCGGCCGCCAACGGCATCACGTTTCATCGGGGACGGTTGTTTATCAGCGAGTGCCGCGTCGGCGGGCGCATCCTCGAAATGGACCTGGGCGGCGGCAAGCCGCGCGTGCTGCTGGAGAATGTGCCGCTGCCCAACGCGATGGAAGTCGGCCCGGACGGCCTGCTGTATTTCCCGGTGATGGGTGCGAACGAGATCTGGCGCGTCGGTTTGGACGGTGGTGAACCGCACTGCGTTGCAGCCGATCTCGGCGTCCCGGATGCGGTCAAGTTCGATTCCGAAGGTTTCATCGTCTCCACCCAGGTGGCCAGTGGACAGGTGTTGCGCATCGACCCCCGCAGCGGTGAGCGAACCGTCCTGGCCACGCTTAGCCCCGGGCTGGACAACCTGACCTTCGCCGGTGGTCGGCTGTTGGTGTCCAACTTCACCGGCGAACTCACCGAGATTCGGGCCGGGGGCGAGACCGCCACGCTGTTGCCGGGCGGCCTGAACTGGCCGCTGGATCTGGCGGTAGGTGACGACGGCAACCTCTACATCGCCGACGGCACCGTCTTTTATGTGCTCGATCCAGGTGGGAAGTTGCGGACCGTCGGGATGCTCTTCTCCCCCGGCTATCCCGGGTTTGTGCGTGGTGTGGCACCGTCGGGTGGCGGGCAGTTCGTGGTGACGACGTCGGGCGGTCAGGTTGCGCGCTACCGGCCGGCGGCCAGCGAAAGTGAGGTGCTGGTAGACGGATTCGACCAGCTCTACGGTGTGGCCGTCGCGTCGTCTGGTGTCGTGTTCGCCGAGCTGGGCACCGGGCGGGTGCTCTTACTGCGCGCGGGCGGCGTCGAGACGCTGGCGTCCGGGCTGTGTGACCCGGTGGGCGTGGCGATCGCCGCCGACGGCTCAGCTCTGGTCGCCGAATCCGGCGCCGGGCGAATAGTCCGGTTGAGCGGCTCACATCCGGAGCCGGTTGTCGACGGATTGGGCTGTCCCCAAGGCATTCTGGTCATCGGTCAGCGGCTCTATGTCGTCGACGCCGACGCCAAGGAGTTGCTCGAGTTCGATCTGGACACCCGGGCGCGGCGCACGATTGCCGCGGGCTTGCCGGTCGGTGCCCCGCCCGGTGTGGTGCCCAAACCGCTCAAGGGCTTGCCGCCGTTCTCCGGCCCCCAGGGCCCGTTCGCGGGCATCACGGCCGCACCGGACGGCACCCTGTTCGTCTCCGCCGACGCGGAGGGCAGCGTCCTCGCGTTACGCCCAACTGCTGGGGGGGACCGCCGATGA
- a CDS encoding GntR family transcriptional regulator yields the protein MTVSPTDHRYLQVARTLRKEIVDGVYPVGSQLPTEHELCQRFSVSRYTVREALRRLREDNLVVSRPRAGTMVVPRPASNSYAQDVKSINDLLAFATGTHFAIDSTAMVTVDDGLAARNGLPVGTQWLAIRGYRQAEETSAPICRTEYYINRAFAAVGRLLQRHTGPAFPLIEDLFGVSIVEVHQEIGAVVLCRELADGLEVEPGTAGLEIRRTYKTSDGEVAQVTINTHPSSRFRHSMIMRRVKD from the coding sequence ATGACCGTCAGCCCCACCGATCACCGCTACCTTCAGGTCGCGCGTACGCTGCGCAAGGAGATCGTCGACGGGGTCTATCCCGTGGGCTCCCAGCTGCCCACCGAACACGAACTGTGCCAGCGGTTTAGCGTTAGCCGCTATACGGTGCGGGAAGCGTTGCGCCGGCTCAGGGAAGACAACCTCGTCGTGTCGCGGCCCCGGGCGGGGACCATGGTCGTTCCCCGGCCTGCGTCGAATTCGTATGCCCAGGACGTGAAGTCGATCAATGACCTGCTCGCCTTCGCGACCGGCACCCACTTCGCCATCGACTCGACCGCAATGGTGACCGTCGACGACGGTCTTGCCGCGCGCAACGGGTTGCCGGTCGGCACTCAGTGGCTGGCCATCCGCGGGTACCGGCAAGCCGAGGAAACCTCGGCGCCGATTTGCCGCACCGAGTACTACATCAACCGCGCCTTCGCCGCGGTCGGTAGGCTGCTGCAACGCCACACCGGGCCGGCTTTCCCGCTGATCGAGGACTTGTTCGGGGTGAGTATCGTCGAGGTGCATCAGGAGATCGGCGCGGTGGTGCTCTGCCGCGAGTTGGCGGACGGCCTCGAGGTCGAGCCGGGGACCGCGGGGCTGGAGATCCGCCGCACCTACAAGACATCGGACGGTGAGGTCGCCCAGGTGACGATCAACACGCATCCGTCGTCGCGGTTCCGGCATTCGATGATCATGCGTCGGGTCAAAGACTAG
- a CDS encoding AMP-binding protein: protein MKVRFDEHTAAGAYARGWWVKTTLADALREAARQTPQRLAVVDDNRRLDCQSLFEQAAALAQALLARMPTGSVVSFMLPNWHEAVVIYLAATLAGMVVNPILPSLRDRELQFILSDAGSRMIFVPSSFGRHDYVSMLSRVLAELNTRPEVVVLRGDPGGHTAYRSLIEERPPAHELPKVNADAVRMILYTSGTTGRPKGVLHSHNSLHALICQIREHWMVEPGDRFLVPSPIAHIGGSIYAFECPLLLGTAAVLMDRWDPEAAVRLMRTERCTHVAGATPFLEQLLDAARRAGTRLPDLKLFVCGGASVPPSLIRSAAAYFERAVVIRVYGSTEVPVTTIGAPNDPDRAADTDGRPGFAAVKISAADDASTSGGEILVRGPQMLVGYAHPEDEVDSFDADGYFRTGDLGRWVDGQYLVVTGRAKDIIIRKGENISPKEIEDILIGHPDIAEIAIVGLPDESSGERACAVIVPAAASAPDVASVRDFLLSHGVAKFKVPEQVVIWDALPKNDAGKVLKHRIRAALMKADR, encoded by the coding sequence GTGAAAGTTCGTTTCGACGAGCACACCGCTGCCGGCGCTTATGCCCGCGGGTGGTGGGTCAAGACCACGTTGGCTGACGCGCTGCGCGAGGCCGCACGGCAGACTCCGCAGCGCCTGGCGGTGGTCGACGACAATCGCCGATTGGATTGCCAAAGTCTGTTTGAGCAAGCCGCGGCGCTGGCGCAGGCCCTGCTGGCGCGCATGCCGACTGGCAGTGTGGTGTCGTTCATGCTGCCTAATTGGCATGAAGCCGTGGTCATCTACCTTGCGGCCACCCTGGCCGGGATGGTGGTGAACCCGATCCTGCCGTCGCTGCGGGATCGCGAGCTGCAGTTCATCCTCTCCGACGCGGGCAGTCGGATGATCTTCGTGCCATCCAGCTTCGGCCGCCACGACTACGTGTCCATGCTCAGCCGAGTCTTGGCTGAGCTAAACACACGCCCCGAGGTTGTCGTGTTGCGCGGTGATCCCGGCGGTCACACCGCCTACCGATCGCTGATCGAAGAGCGGCCGCCGGCGCACGAATTGCCGAAGGTCAACGCCGACGCCGTGCGCATGATCCTCTACACATCGGGTACTACCGGCCGCCCGAAGGGTGTGCTCCATAGCCATAACTCGCTTCACGCGTTAATCTGCCAGATCCGGGAACACTGGATGGTTGAGCCAGGTGACCGGTTCCTGGTCCCGTCCCCGATCGCTCACATCGGCGGGTCGATTTATGCGTTCGAATGCCCGCTTCTGCTCGGAACGGCCGCGGTGCTGATGGACCGGTGGGACCCCGAAGCTGCGGTACGACTCATGCGCACCGAGCGCTGCACCCATGTCGCCGGGGCGACACCGTTTCTGGAACAGCTGCTCGACGCGGCGCGGCGGGCCGGAACTCGGCTTCCCGACCTGAAGCTGTTCGTCTGCGGCGGCGCGTCGGTGCCGCCGTCTTTGATCCGCAGCGCTGCAGCATATTTCGAGCGGGCCGTCGTCATCCGGGTCTACGGCTCAACTGAGGTCCCGGTCACCACGATTGGCGCGCCGAACGACCCCGACCGCGCCGCCGACACCGATGGGCGTCCCGGCTTCGCCGCGGTCAAGATCTCCGCCGCAGACGATGCATCGACCAGCGGCGGCGAAATCCTCGTCCGCGGACCCCAGATGCTGGTCGGCTACGCCCATCCTGAGGACGAAGTCGACTCGTTCGATGCCGACGGGTATTTCCGCACCGGAGACCTCGGCCGCTGGGTCGACGGCCAGTACCTAGTCGTCACCGGCCGCGCAAAGGACATCATTATCCGCAAGGGCGAAAACATTTCACCGAAGGAGATCGAGGACATTCTTATCGGGCACCCGGATATCGCCGAGATCGCCATCGTCGGCCTGCCTGATGAGTCGAGCGGTGAGCGGGCCTGCGCGGTGATCGTGCCCGCCGCCGCGTCAGCTCCCGATGTCGCCAGCGTGCGTGACTTTTTGCTATCACACGGCGTGGCCAAGTTCAAAGTCCCTGAGCAGGTGGTGATCTGGGATGCGTTGCCGAAGAACGACGCAGGAAAAGTATTGAAACATCGGATCAGAGCGGCGCTCATGAAGGCGGATAGATGA
- a CDS encoding SDR family NAD(P)-dependent oxidoreductase, with the protein MQVAIVTGASGAIGFGCAAKLAAAGMAVLGTGRNQGRLSELERAVGDPERVGTLAVDLTGAEAPRRIVDAAVARWGHVDFLINNAGVGSPKPLHETDDESLDHFLGLMLRAPFRLARDVLPHMHPGSAIINITSTFAVVGGLRGGAYSAAKGGLTALTTHIACQYGSRGIRCNAVAPGVIETPMTETRLQDERFRRLNIEMTPHQRLGTVDDVASAVAFLCSPEGSFINGQTIVVDGGWSSTRYLSDFALTSRWTVR; encoded by the coding sequence ATGCAGGTAGCGATCGTCACCGGCGCAAGCGGTGCTATCGGCTTTGGTTGCGCAGCAAAACTTGCCGCGGCTGGCATGGCCGTGCTGGGAACCGGGCGGAATCAGGGCCGCCTCAGCGAGCTTGAGCGGGCCGTCGGCGATCCTGAACGTGTCGGCACATTGGCCGTCGATCTCACCGGCGCCGAGGCGCCTCGACGGATCGTCGACGCCGCCGTCGCACGCTGGGGTCACGTCGACTTCCTGATCAACAATGCGGGAGTGGGCAGCCCGAAACCGCTGCACGAAACCGACGACGAATCCCTGGACCACTTCCTCGGCTTGATGCTGCGGGCGCCGTTTCGGTTGGCGCGGGATGTGTTGCCGCACATGCATCCTGGCTCCGCGATCATCAACATCACCTCGACGTTCGCCGTGGTGGGGGGGTTGCGCGGGGGTGCCTACTCTGCGGCCAAGGGCGGCCTGACGGCGCTGACCACCCACATCGCCTGCCAATACGGTTCACGTGGCATCCGGTGTAACGCCGTGGCGCCCGGCGTGATCGAGACGCCGATGACCGAAACCCGGCTGCAGGATGAGCGTTTCCGTCGGCTCAACATCGAGATGACCCCCCATCAGCGGCTGGGCACGGTCGACGACGTGGCGAGCGCCGTGGCGTTCCTGTGTTCGCCCGAAGGCAGTTTCATCAATGGGCAAACTATCGTCGTCGACGGCGGCTGGAGTTCCACCAGATATCTGTCTGACTTTGCGCTGACGTCGCGGTGGACTGTCCGATGA
- a CDS encoding AMP-binding protein, which translates to MNLFTLLEQAAHRFPERGAVYHGERLFCTWGELRERSLRLAGSIRQRCPAAARIGIASENRPEIVELLFAIWAAECVAVPINYKLHPREMAQIFGDAGVAQVFASATVAANLASGAAFPIEEIGGPAYLQQIAGPPVTPPCTDPSALAWLFYTSGTTGRAKGAMLTHRNLTAMTLAHLADIDAPDEGCSLVHAAPMSHGSGLYIPAYVLRGARQVVPASCRFDPGEFLDLCDHHPGCSAFLAPTMVQRLVETGRERPRHLRTIIYGGGPMYLQNIKKALAAFGPVFAQIYGQGEAPMTITGLRRVDHETADDAILRSVGYPRSGVEVAVLRDDGTPAAVGEIGEIVCRGDVVMCGYWNDAAATRETLQNGRLRTGDVGSIDERGYLTLRDRSKDVVISGGSNIYPREVEEALLEHPGVLEASVVGVPDAEWGEIVVAFIVGTTEPEELDTHLLQRIARFKRPKRYVIVEELPKNSYGKVLKRELRRQLV; encoded by the coding sequence ATGAATCTGTTCACGCTGCTAGAACAGGCCGCGCATCGCTTTCCCGAACGCGGCGCGGTATACCATGGCGAGCGCCTGTTTTGCACCTGGGGCGAGCTGCGTGAACGCTCGCTGCGATTGGCCGGCTCCATTCGGCAGCGCTGCCCGGCGGCCGCGCGGATCGGGATTGCCAGCGAAAACCGCCCGGAAATCGTTGAACTGCTGTTCGCTATTTGGGCGGCCGAATGCGTAGCGGTCCCGATTAATTACAAGCTGCACCCACGTGAAATGGCGCAGATTTTCGGCGACGCCGGCGTGGCCCAGGTTTTCGCATCCGCGACGGTGGCTGCCAACCTTGCTTCGGGCGCAGCTTTTCCGATCGAAGAGATTGGGGGGCCAGCGTATCTGCAGCAGATCGCCGGTCCGCCTGTTACACCGCCGTGCACCGATCCTTCGGCTCTGGCGTGGCTGTTCTATACCAGCGGTACAACCGGCCGGGCCAAAGGCGCCATGCTCACCCATCGCAACCTGACGGCGATGACGCTTGCCCACCTCGCCGACATCGACGCACCCGACGAAGGATGCAGCCTGGTGCATGCCGCGCCGATGTCGCACGGCTCCGGACTCTACATCCCCGCCTATGTGCTACGCGGCGCCCGCCAGGTGGTGCCGGCGTCCTGCAGATTCGACCCCGGCGAGTTTCTCGACCTCTGCGACCACCATCCCGGCTGCAGCGCCTTCTTGGCGCCGACGATGGTGCAGCGGCTCGTCGAAACCGGCCGCGAACGCCCGCGGCATCTGCGGACGATCATCTATGGCGGTGGCCCGATGTACCTGCAGAACATCAAGAAGGCGCTGGCCGCATTCGGTCCGGTATTCGCCCAGATCTATGGCCAGGGTGAGGCCCCGATGACCATCACCGGGCTGCGCCGCGTCGACCACGAGACGGCCGACGACGCAATCCTGCGTTCGGTAGGCTACCCGCGCTCGGGTGTGGAAGTCGCGGTGCTGCGCGATGACGGTACCCCGGCGGCCGTCGGCGAAATTGGTGAGATCGTTTGCCGCGGCGACGTTGTCATGTGCGGCTATTGGAATGACGCGGCGGCCACCCGCGAGACGTTGCAGAACGGCCGGCTACGCACCGGTGACGTCGGTTCCATCGACGAGCGCGGCTACCTGACACTGCGTGACCGCAGCAAAGACGTCGTGATCAGTGGTGGCAGCAACATCTATCCCCGGGAAGTCGAGGAGGCGCTGCTCGAGCACCCTGGTGTGTTGGAGGCGTCCGTGGTCGGGGTGCCCGACGCCGAGTGGGGCGAGATCGTCGTGGCATTCATCGTGGGCACAACCGAACCCGAGGAACTAGATACGCATCTGCTGCAGCGCATCGCTCGGTTCAAGCGCCCGAAGCGGTACGTGATTGTCGAGGAGTTGCCGAAGAACAGCTACGGCAAGGTGCTCAAACGTGAGCTGCGCCGCCAGTTGGTGTGA
- a CDS encoding SRPBCC family protein produces MSWCIRKTEHTLSQQVPAVPDQVRDFYADLQNMKLVHPLIVAVHPAARHETTAGYTQSYRITDRISLGRLVIRTRYRARICVPTHGELITEARQFPGVRLHATVAFEQIDAGTRVVERLCITAPRPLAALTVRQALDAHITMLSAICRHFQSQP; encoded by the coding sequence ATGAGCTGGTGCATCAGAAAAACCGAACACACGCTGTCGCAACAGGTGCCGGCGGTGCCCGACCAGGTGCGTGATTTCTACGCGGACCTGCAAAACATGAAGCTCGTGCATCCGCTGATCGTCGCCGTGCATCCGGCGGCGCGCCACGAAACTACAGCCGGGTACACCCAGAGCTACCGCATCACAGATCGAATCTCATTGGGTAGACTGGTAATTCGGACCCGCTACCGCGCTAGGATTTGCGTGCCGACACACGGCGAACTGATCACCGAAGCACGGCAATTCCCCGGCGTCAGGCTGCACGCGACCGTGGCATTCGAGCAGATCGACGCTGGCACCCGGGTCGTCGAGCGCCTGTGCATCACAGCTCCCCGTCCGCTGGCCGCGCTCACCGTCCGCCAAGCGCTCGACGCGCACATCACGATGCTGTCGGCCATCTGCCGGCACTTCCAATCACAGCCGTGA
- a CDS encoding enoyl-CoA hydratase/isomerase family protein, with protein sequence MAQGGSTMNVEALDGVTIARLDHPQVNALDLALLDAVVATMRGIEGPVVLTGAGKCFSAGVDLRAILGGGREYTDDFITALSAAFLAVFDHPAPVIAAVNGHAIAGGCVFAMAADTRVMSTGTIGLTELAVGVPFPVTALEICRYAMGASITRATLQAKTLGVHEASAQGWIDEVVEQDELIPRAVAIARELGEHSPTAYAATKDQLHRPVHAAIKAGADMDAQARADWLTDETRSRITAFVDALARNRR encoded by the coding sequence ATGGCGCAAGGCGGATCCACGATGAACGTAGAAGCGCTCGACGGCGTGACGATAGCCCGATTGGACCACCCTCAAGTGAATGCTCTTGATCTCGCCTTGCTCGACGCCGTGGTCGCGACAATGCGCGGTATCGAGGGCCCGGTTGTTCTTACCGGCGCGGGCAAGTGTTTTTCGGCTGGTGTCGACCTGCGGGCGATCCTCGGCGGAGGACGCGAGTACACCGACGACTTCATCACGGCGCTCTCGGCGGCTTTCCTCGCTGTCTTCGACCATCCCGCACCGGTAATCGCCGCGGTCAACGGGCACGCCATTGCAGGCGGGTGTGTCTTCGCCATGGCTGCCGACACCCGAGTCATGTCCACCGGCACCATTGGCCTGACCGAACTTGCCGTGGGTGTACCGTTCCCGGTGACCGCCCTTGAGATATGCCGCTATGCGATGGGGGCCTCGATCACCCGAGCGACGTTGCAAGCCAAGACGCTTGGTGTGCACGAAGCCTCGGCGCAGGGATGGATCGACGAGGTGGTCGAGCAGGACGAGCTGATCCCACGCGCCGTTGCGATCGCGCGCGAACTCGGCGAGCACTCACCGACCGCGTACGCGGCCACGAAGGATCAGTTGCATCGGCCGGTTCATGCGGCGATCAAGGCTGGTGCGGACATGGACGCGCAGGCGAGGGCCGACTGGCTGACGGACGAAACCCGCAGCCGCATCACCGCTTTTGTCGACGCGCTTGCACGCAACCGCCGATGA